One part of the Sphingopyxis sp. PAMC25046 genome encodes these proteins:
- a CDS encoding sugar transferase → MTKRFMDITVSLLLFVPALLICLIASLAIFIDIRANPVFTQRRVGRNRRPFTLVKMRTMPPDTPHLASHQVGAAAISRTGTVLRRLKIDELPQLWCVLRGEMSLVGPRPCLESQTELVAERDRLGVFHIRPGITGLAQIQGVDMSTPVKLAQIDAAYAANPSVMADISILVRTAIGGGRGDAAA, encoded by the coding sequence ATGACGAAGCGCTTCATGGATATAACCGTTTCGCTGCTTCTCTTCGTCCCCGCCCTCCTTATCTGCCTGATCGCGAGTCTCGCGATTTTCATCGACATCAGGGCCAATCCGGTTTTCACACAGCGACGAGTGGGCCGTAATCGCCGTCCCTTTACCCTCGTGAAGATGCGGACGATGCCGCCGGACACGCCCCACCTCGCCTCGCATCAGGTCGGTGCGGCCGCGATCAGCCGGACCGGAACGGTTCTGCGCCGGCTCAAGATCGACGAATTACCCCAACTCTGGTGTGTTTTGCGCGGCGAGATGAGCTTGGTCGGCCCTCGCCCCTGCCTCGAAAGCCAGACCGAATTGGTCGCGGAACGGGACAGGCTCGGCGTTTTCCACATTCGGCCCGGGATAACCGGGCTCGCGCAAATTCAGGGCGTCGATATGTCGACCCCGGTCAAGCTTGCTCAGATCGATGCGGCCTACGCCGCAAACCCGAGCGTTATGGCGGATATTTCGATACTTGTTCGAACCGCCATCGGCGGCGGCCGCGGCGACGCGGCCGCCTGA
- a CDS encoding lipopolysaccharide biosynthesis protein: protein MIGVPQSRNRLIEKMGLFSRLGDAARQIRLFSLRDMAWQYAASFGVAIFGALYILAAGRVLGPQDFGAYALAMAVPTVVNALFDYRIQEVSIVVLSEKASAEDSARNMRSLFLFDVLARTVAFGISVPAGFLVLRALGIDVDPAVPWLAALGVFGAKVGIGPAIGIMRLSGKIHKYALLQSLDWALRLLGFGIVFLLGQATVETAFLVQVPPAIVINLWILYLARGIARRSYGPIPGLSGAADQLWIFYRERSKLLFSSQTISAVDSVVKELDTLICGIFLSQHNVAVYKIAKSIAGMAWKCVDPIFVVILPNVAAYVADGKMAELSTILKKTTIYLLAIALFVYLAGWALVYPLAHYVFGPEYSDVPSIYPLISLWIVVALPFIWTHSVAIASGNAALQAWSGLLGAGIGIAALVIGAASWSLSGAALGLSVAYAAAFVISWILLVKKKIVTW, encoded by the coding sequence GTGATCGGAGTTCCTCAATCAAGAAATCGACTAATAGAAAAAATGGGACTTTTCTCGAGGCTCGGCGATGCGGCTCGACAGATCCGGCTGTTTTCCCTGCGGGACATGGCTTGGCAATATGCCGCCAGCTTCGGCGTCGCCATATTCGGCGCGCTCTATATTCTCGCTGCGGGCCGTGTGCTCGGGCCACAGGATTTCGGCGCCTATGCGCTCGCCATGGCGGTTCCGACGGTCGTAAACGCGCTGTTCGATTACCGTATCCAGGAAGTTTCGATCGTCGTTCTCAGCGAAAAGGCGAGCGCGGAAGATTCGGCGCGCAACATGCGGTCGCTCTTTCTTTTCGACGTACTCGCGCGAACCGTAGCGTTCGGCATTTCGGTACCCGCTGGTTTTCTTGTTCTGCGAGCGCTCGGAATCGACGTCGATCCAGCGGTCCCGTGGCTGGCGGCTTTGGGGGTGTTTGGCGCCAAGGTCGGAATTGGTCCCGCGATCGGAATCATGCGCCTCTCGGGAAAAATTCACAAATATGCACTGCTTCAGTCGCTGGACTGGGCGCTGAGGCTGCTGGGTTTCGGCATCGTCTTTCTTCTGGGGCAAGCGACGGTCGAAACGGCATTTCTGGTCCAGGTTCCGCCGGCGATCGTCATCAACCTGTGGATATTGTACCTCGCGCGCGGTATCGCCCGTCGGAGCTACGGCCCCATCCCCGGTCTCTCCGGTGCGGCGGATCAACTATGGATCTTTTACCGCGAGCGATCGAAGCTGCTCTTCAGCAGCCAGACGATTTCTGCGGTCGATTCGGTGGTGAAGGAACTCGACACACTGATATGCGGGATATTCCTCTCGCAGCATAATGTCGCGGTCTATAAGATTGCCAAGAGTATCGCCGGTATGGCTTGGAAATGCGTCGACCCGATCTTCGTCGTCATTCTGCCGAACGTCGCTGCTTATGTCGCCGACGGGAAGATGGCCGAACTGTCCACTATTCTGAAAAAGACCACGATCTATCTGCTTGCCATTGCGTTATTCGTATATCTTGCGGGATGGGCACTGGTTTATCCGCTCGCACATTATGTGTTCGGGCCCGAATATAGCGACGTCCCTTCGATATATCCCCTGATATCCTTGTGGATCGTTGTCGCACTGCCGTTCATATGGACGCATTCGGTCGCGATCGCGTCGGGCAATGCCGCGCTTCAGGCCTGGTCGGGTTTGCTGGGAGCAGGCATCGGAATCGCGGCGCTGGTGATCGGTGCGGCATCCTGGAGCCTTTCCGGCGCGGCGCTCGGGCTGTCCGTCGCCTATGCTGCGGCATTCGTCATTTCGTGGATACTGCTCGTTAAAAAGAAGATCGTGACATGGTAA